One window of Sardina pilchardus chromosome 2, fSarPil1.1, whole genome shotgun sequence genomic DNA carries:
- the cntnap2b gene encoding contactin-associated protein-like 2b, with protein sequence MWRFPRPGVTLLLWILGVLGNLSTARSASQTCDEVLATPLPYSAFTGSSVLTGDYGAGYAKLNRRGGAGGWSPLDSDRYQWLQVDLRGRKQINAIATQGRYSSSDWTKQYRFLYSDTGSNWRAYRQDGTIWTFSGNWNSEKAVRHNLQYSIVARYLRFIPLEWSEEGRIGLRVEVYGCAYWTDVISFDGQGVMSYRFRAKKMRILKDLISLKFKTTKGDGILLHGEGQQGDYLSLELQRARLLLQINLGSNQYGSIQGHTAVSSGSLLDDDHWHSVVIQRYRRSVNFTLDQHVHSFRTNGEFDHLDLDYEISFGGMAVSSKPSSGGRDNFVGCMEGIVYNGDNITNLVRRKKLDTSSFRNLTFSCAESHMFPVFFNATSFVLLPGRSDADTMSVSLMFRTWNPNGLLLFSPLVYGGVEVSLMDGKVIVHIYVSQKQSTRVDISSGSGLNDGQWHSVHFLALESFAMLTIDGDEMSSVRAALPIMIRTGGSYYFGGYFPRTTLSPTQRTFQGCMQLIHVDEQLVDLQAVEKGSLGTFENVSLDMCAIIDRCVPNHCEHGGRCSQTWDSFSCACEGTGYTGATCHTSVYEQSCEEYKHLGRTSDTYWIDPDGSGPLEPFKVNCVMTEDKVWTTVANDLPAQSPVSAELESATVLDLNYSMSTEQINAITSSAEHCEQYLAYACRMSRLLNTPAEGPPFTWWLGRGNEKHTYWGGSGPGVQKCACGIERNCTEPSHYCNCDADQRQWREDSGILMYKDHLPVSQVVVGDVRRSGSEARLTVGPLRCQGDRNYWNAASFNTPASYLHFPTFSGETSADISFYFKTSSTYGVFLENLGNSDFIRLELKSPTTVSFSFDVGNGPVELTVSSAGPLNDDQWHRVEAERNVKEAALQLDGRDREVRLAPPQGHTRLQLFSQLFVGASGGQRGFLGCIRSLKMNGVTLDLEGRAEVTPGVKPGCSGHCSSYGMHCQNGGKCLEKYNGYSCDCSLTAFDGPFCTEDVGGYFEKETVVRYDLMSDPGASALRDGRGALSPLSGEANLTHEELTFSFSTSNSPSVLIYVSSRTQDYLAVVLRHNGTLQIRYNLGGLREPFTISLDQRNMANGQPHSVNISRQGRVIQLQLDHYPSVSYMLPEASDTEFNLVKTIFLGRVLETGQIDSVIIEKYNTPGFVGCLSRVQFNRIAPLKAALRSGASSTASVQGVLVESNCGASPLTISPMSAAFDPWHPESAGAQFPFNEERVGRDGLNRDSAIIGGIIAVVIFTILCTLVFLVRHMFRHKGSYHTNEAKGAESADCADAAIIVNDPAFTETIEESKKEWFI encoded by the exons AAACATGTGACGAGGTGTTGGCCACCCCGCTACCGTACAGCGCGTTCACGGGGTCCTCGGTGCTGACCGGTGACTATGGGGCCGGCTACGCCAAACTCaacaggagaggag GAGCTGGGGGCTGGTCGCCGCTGGACTCGGACCGCTACCAGTGGCTCCAAGTGGACCTCCGGGGCAGGAAGCAGATCAATGCCATAGCAACGCAGGGCCGATACAGCAGCTCTGACTGGACCAAGCAGTACCGGTTCCTGTACAGTGACACAGGCAGCAACTGGAGGGCCTACCGGCAGGACGGCACCATATGG ACGTTTTCTGGGAACTGGAACTCGGAGAAGGCGGTGAGGCACAACCTGCAGTACTCCATCGTGGCACGCTACCTGCGCTTCATCCCCTTGGAGTGGAGCGAGGAGGGGCGCATCGGGCTGCGCGTGGAGGTCTACGGCTGTGCCTACT GGACTGACGTGATCAGCTTTGATGGCCAGGGAGTAATGTCCTACCGCTTCCGGGCGAAGAAGATGCGCATCCTGAAGGACCTGATCTCCCTGAAGTTTAAGACGACCAAAGGGGACGGGATCCTCCTGCACGGAGAGGGACAGCAAGGGGACTACCTCTCCCTGGAGCTCCAAAGGGCCAGGCTGCTGCTCCAGATCAACCTAG GCAGTAATCAGTATGGCTCCATCCAGGGCCACACTGCTGTGTCCAGTGGTAGTCTCCTAGACGATGACCACTGGCACAGCGTAGTGATCCAGCGTTATCGTCGGAGCGTCAACTTCACCCTGGACCAGCACGTCCACAGCTTCCGAACCAATGGAGAGTTTGATCATCTCGACCTGGATTACGAA ATCAGCTTTGGAGGCATGGCAGTGTCCAGCAAGCCCAGCTCTGGAGGCAGAGACAACTTTGTGGGCTGCATGGAGGGCATTGTTTACAACGGAGACAATATCACTAACCTGGTCCGCAGGAAGAAACTGGACACCTCCAGCTTT CGCAATCTGACGTTCTCCTGCGCAGAGTCGCACATGTTCCCCGTGTTCTTCAACGCCACCAGTTTCGTGCTGCTGCCGGGGCGGAGCGATGCGGACACGATGTCGGTGAGCCTGATGTTCCGCACGTGGAACCCCAATGGGCTGCTGCTGTTCTCGCCGCTGGTCTACGGGGGCGTGGAGGTCAGCCTGATGGACGGGAAGGTCATCGTGCACATCTACGTGTCCCAGAAACAGAGCACACGCGTGGACATATCCTCAG GGTCGGGGCTCAATGATGGTCAGTGGCACAGCGTCCACTTCCTGGCCCTGGAGAGCTTCGCCATGCTGACCATCGACGGCGACGAGATGTCCTCGGTGCGGGCGGCCCTTCCTATCATGATCAGGACGGGAGGCTCCTACTACTTTGGCG gctaCTTCCCCCGGACCACCCTGTCCCCCACGCAGAGGACCTTCCAGGGCTGCATGCAGCTGATCCACGTGGACGAGCAGCTGGTGGACCTGCAGGCGGTGGAGAAGGGCTCGCTGGGGACGTTCGAGAATGTCAGCCTCGACATGTGTGCCATCATAGACCG gtgTGTGCCCAATCACTGTGAGCATGGCGGTCGCTGCTCTCAGACGTGGGACTCCTTCAGCTGTGCCTGTGAGGGGACGGGCTACACCGGGGCCACCTGCCACACCT CTGTGTACGAGCAGTCCTGTGAGGAGTACAAGCACCTGGGGAGGACGTCCGACACCTACTGGATCGACCCGGACGGCAGCGGCCCTCTGGAGCCGTTTAAAGTCAACTGTGTCATGACGG agGATAAAGTGTGGACAACTGTGGCCAATGACCTGCCTGCCCAGAGCCCAGTGAGTGCAGAGCTGGAGTCAGCCACGGTGCTGGATCTCAACTACAGCATGTCAACTGAACAG ATTAATGCTATCACCAGCAGTGCAGAACACTGTGAGCAGTACTTGGCCTATGCCTGCCGCATGTCTCGTCTACTCAACACACCAG CAGAGGGGCCTCCGTTCACCTGGTGGCTGGGCAGAGGCAATGAGAAGCACACCTACTGGGGGGGCTCAGGGCCAGGTGTCCAGAAATGTGCCTGTGGGATCGAACGCAACTGCACTGAACCCAGCCACTACTGCAACTGTGATGCAGACCAGAGGCAATG GAGAGAAGATTCTGGAATCCTCATGTATAAGGATCACTTGCCCGTCAgtcaggtggtggtgggggacgtGCGGCGCTCTGGCTCTGAGGCCCGCCTCACTGTGGGGCCTTTACGTTGCCAGGGAGACC GTAACTACTGGAACGCTGCCTCCTTCAACACGCCGGCGTCCTACCTGCACTTCCCCACCTTCTCAGGGGAGACCAGCGCAGACATCTCCTTCTATTTTAAGACCTCGTCCACTTACGGCGTCTTCCTGGAGAACCTGGGCAACTCTGACTTCATCCGCCTGGAGCTCAAAT CACCCACCACTGTCTCGTTCTCCTTCGACGTGGGCAACGGGCCAGTGGAGCTGACCGTGAGCTCGGCCGGCCCGCTCAACGACGACCAGTGGCACAGGGTGGAGGCCGAGCGCAACGTCAAGGAGGCGGCGCTGCAGCTGGACGGGCGGGACAGGGAGGTGCGCCTGGCTCCGCCCCAGGGACACACCCGCCTGCAGCTCTTCAGCCAGCTCTTCGTGG GTGCATCAGGCGGTCAAAGAGGTTTCCTAGGATGCATCCGCTCCCTGAAGATGAATGGTGTGACCCTTGACCTCGAGGGGAGGGCTGAGGTCACGCCGGGGGTGAAGCCTGGCTGCTCGGGACACTGCAGCAGTTACGGCATGCACTGCCAGAATGGGGGGAAGTGCCTGGAGAAGTACAACGGCTACTCCTGTGACTGCTCCCTCACCGCATTTGATGGCCCTTTCTGCACTGAAG ATGTTggtggctactttgaaaaaGAGACGGTGGTGCGCTACGACCTGATGTCCGACCCTGGGGCCTCTGCTCTGAGGGACGGCAGAGGAGCCCTGTCCCCGCTGAGCGGCGAGGCCAACCTGACGCACGAGGAGCTCACCTTCAGCTTCAGCACCTCCAACTCCCCCAGCGTGCTCATCTACGTCAGCTCCAGGACACAGGACTACCTGGCCGTCGTGCTGCGCCACAACG GCACCCTTCAGATCCGTTATAACCTCGGGGGGCTCAGAGAGCCGTTCACCATCAGTCTGGACCAGCGCAACATGGCCAACGGGCAGCCCCACAGCGTCAACATCTCCAGACAGGGCAGGGTCATCCAGCTACAG CTGGATCATTATCCATCAGTGAGTTACATGTTACCAGAGGCTTCAGACACAGAGTTCAATCTTGTCAAGACAATATTCCTTGGAAGGGTTTTAG AGACGGGTCAGATTGACTCCGTGATCATCGAGAAGTACAACACCCCGGGCTTCGTGGGCTGCCTCTCCCGAGTGCAGTTCAACCGCATCGCCCCTCTGAAGGCAGCGCTGCGATCAGGTGCCTCCTCGACGGCTTCAGTGCAGGGCGTCCTCGTGGAGTCCAACTGTGGGGCGTCTCCTCTCACTATTTCTCCCATGTCTGCTGCCTTCGACCCCTGGCACCCAGAATCAG CTGGTGCCCAGTTCCCTTTCAATGAAGAGAGGGTGGGCCGAGATGGGCTGAATCGTGACTCTGCCATCATCGGGG GTATCATCGCCGTGGTGATCTTCACCATCTTGTGCACCCTGGTGTTCCTGGTCCGCCACATGTTCCGCCACAAGGGCTCCTACCACACCAACGAGGCCAAGGGAGCCGAGTCGGCGGACTGTGCCGACGCCGCCATCATAGTCAACGACCCTGCCTTCACAGAGACTATTGAGGAGAGCAAGAAGGAATGGTTCATCTAG